Genomic segment of Geminocystis herdmanii PCC 6308:
GTTGTTGGTTTAAGTTTCATCTTCGGGTTAATGCTGTGGTTAATTAGTGCCTTATCCCGTCTTTACAGTGAAATTGCATGGACTAGCCCATTTTTAGCCAATTTTCTGGTATTTATTCTCATTGTCTTACTTATTTGCTTTATTGCTATCTTTATCTACTATTTAGGGGTTTTACCCAATCGCCAAAGTGGCACAAGAGGAAAACGCCGTAAAAATTTACCGACTTTACCCGCCGAAAAAAATCAAATTGCCTCCAAAACCATCCAAGCAGTAAAAAAACAAGTTGCCCAAATTCAAGATGAAGTTACCCAAAAAGCATTACTGGCTAAATCTCAACAAATTGAGGCTAATTTAACTACTGGTATCCTCAAAGTAGCGGTTTTTGGCACGGGAAGCGCTGGTAAAACTTCCCTCGTTAATGCCTTAATTGGTGAGATGGTTGGTGATGTCAATGCAAGTATGGGAACAACAACAGAAGGTGTGACTTATAGTCTAAAATTACCCCAAGCTAATCGAGAGATATTGATTACCGATACCCCCGGTATTTTAGAAGTGGGCGCCCCCGGAGAAATTAGGGAACAATTAGCGCGACAATTAGCTACAGAAGCGGATTTGTTGTTATTTGTCTGTGATAATGATTTACGCGCTTCGGAGTTTACCCCTTTGGAGGCTTTAGCCAGTATTGGCAAACGATCGATCCTCATATTTAATAAAATAGATTTATATTCAGAAGAAGATCAAGAAATAATTATTACCAACCTTCAAGAGAGGGTAAAAAATTTCATTGCCCCTGTGGATGTCTTAAAAGCCTGTGCTAATCCTCAACCAGTGCAGTTTTCCGAAGATGAAATGATACAACCAGACATTGACATAATAGCGGTAATTAAACGTTTAGCAAGTATTTGCCGTGCGGAAGGCGATGATTTATTAGCAGATAATATTCTGTTGCAATCCCAACGATTAGGGGAAGAAGCCCGAAAATTGATTAGTCAGCAGAGGAGTCGAGAAGCGGATAAAATCATTGTGCGTTATCAATGGATTGGCGCTGGAGTCATTGCTTGTACCCCCCTTCCTGTGGTGGATATGTTGGCAACGGCGGCGGTAAATGCACAAATGGTGGTAGAAATTGGACAGGTTTACGGATGTGACTTAAATAGTGAGACAGGGAGAGATTTGGCTTTATCTTTAGGTAAAACTCTTGTTAGCTTAGGGGTGGTAAAAGGTGCGATCGAGCTTGTGGCAAAAGCCTTACAATTTACAGCAGCAACTTATGTTGTGGGTAAAGTGATTCAAGGAATTAGTGCAGCTTATTTAACCAGAATTGCAGGAAAAAGTTTTGTAGAGTATTTCAGTCATGATCAAGATTGGGGAGACGGTGGTATAACAGAAGTAGTGCAAAGACAATTTAAACTAAGTCGTAAGGATGAATTTATTAAAGGTTTTGTGCAGGATGCTATAACCCGTGTCATTGAGCCGATTAAAGACACTTTAGATAATAATTTTCAAGGGGAAGAAATGGAAGAAATGGAATACAGCAACGATGTTTATTTTGATGACGGTGATGATTGGGGAGATAACAATAAGTTAAAAGACGAATGGAATTAATTAACAATGGAGAATGGAGAATGGAGAATGGAGAATGGAGAATGGAGAATGGAGAATGGAGAATGGAGAATGGAGAATGGAGAATGGAGAATGGAGAATGGAGAATTAAAGCGTTTTCAAAAATTTTGAGTTCAATTTATTGAACGAGAACATAATAGCCGTGTAATTCATTACACGGTGGTTGATTGATTAACGCCTAATTCCCTAATTCCCTAATCCTCTAAGGGGTTGTCAAGTTCGATCGAAATAGGTTATGATGGAAGAATGCACAAGGGGCTGTAACGGTTTCGACAGGCTGGTGAAAGCTGACCCGTGATGCAGGTCGAGAGTGAGTCTTCTCTCGGAAATACTGGACTCAAAAAAATAGTAACTGCGAACAACATCGTTCCTTTTGCTCGTAAAGCTGCACCTGTTGCTGCCTAAGACCTAAAAACTGGTTCGAGCGCTTATAGTGTGACTCCGTTAAACATTATAGGCAACCCTCAACGGATGCCCTCTGGGAAGGCTTCTAGTCCGACTCATAGTTAAGAATATACTAGAAAATCCTACTATCAGGGATAAGTGATAGTTCCCGTCTTAGGACTAGAAAGACTAAACCTGTGAACGAACGATAAGTAAATAACTGGTTTGGACAGCAGTTCGACTCTGCTCAGCTCCATATCATAATAAGACAAAAATAGCTATAATTTGTCATTTTTCTTGTAAGGATTGAACAATATTCAACCCTTATTTTTTTTACCCTTGATTTTTATAGTTTTTTGATTTACTGAGTAATTCTAACTTGGTTTTTTTGAGGTGAATTTAAGGCGAAAATAGTGGGTAATTAATCCTTGACTGGGACTAAATAAAAAACTTAAAATAAATAATACTGTAGCAACTAAAACGATCGCAGGACCAGAAGGAAGGTTAAAATAGTAACTTAAATACATTCCACTAATACTGGAAATAATCCCAATTAGTACCCCTATTAACATTACTAGATGAAGTCGATCGACCAATAAATAAGCAGTAGAAGGAGGAGTAATTAATAAAGATAAAACCAAAATTACGCCTACGGCTTTTAAACTAGCAATAATCGTTAAACCGATTAAAATCATTAACCCCGTATCTAACCATTTTACGGGTAAACCCACAGATTCAGCTCCTAATTTATCAAAGGTATAAAATAGTAATTCTTTGTAAAATAAAAAGACAATTAATAGCACAAAAATAGCGATAATTATGGTATCTCTAACTTCCGTAAAACTTACCCCTAATATGTTGCCAAAAAGGAAATGATTTAAGTCTATTTTATTCTCTTTTTGAACTACAGTAATTAAGGTAATTCCTAGGGCAAAAAAAGCCGAAAAAACAATACCCATAGCGGCATCTTCTTTTATTTTAGAGTTATTTCTAATAATATTGATGCACACAGTACTAATTAATCCGGCGACAAATGCACCGATAAAGATGTTAATTTCTAAGATAAAAGCAACGGCTAATCCGGGTAAGACAGAATGACTAATGGCATCCCCTAATAATGCTAATCTTTGCACCATCAAATAACTACCCACTACCGCACAAATTATACCAACAATTATGGCAACAATTAACGATCGTTGCATAAAAGCGTACTGTAGAGGTTCAAGTAAAAAATTAAGCATTTATTATGAATTAATAACTAAATAAATCTTTGCGTCTTTGCGTCTTTGCGTGAGAAAATAATCACCATTTTTTTAAGCAGATAATCGACTATTTTGATTGTAAAAAGAGACTTTACCATTATAGGCATTATACAAATTTTCTTGTTGTAAAACTGCCTTTCTTTCTCCTATGGCAATAAGAGTTTTATTTAATAAAATTAAGTCATCA
This window contains:
- a CDS encoding YcjF family protein, whose translation is MPLSRIITIVVGLSFIFGLMLWLISALSRLYSEIAWTSPFLANFLVFILIVLLICFIAIFIYYLGVLPNRQSGTRGKRRKNLPTLPAEKNQIASKTIQAVKKQVAQIQDEVTQKALLAKSQQIEANLTTGILKVAVFGTGSAGKTSLVNALIGEMVGDVNASMGTTTEGVTYSLKLPQANREILITDTPGILEVGAPGEIREQLARQLATEADLLLFVCDNDLRASEFTPLEALASIGKRSILIFNKIDLYSEEDQEIIITNLQERVKNFIAPVDVLKACANPQPVQFSEDEMIQPDIDIIAVIKRLASICRAEGDDLLADNILLQSQRLGEEARKLISQQRSREADKIIVRYQWIGAGVIACTPLPVVDMLATAAVNAQMVVEIGQVYGCDLNSETGRDLALSLGKTLVSLGVVKGAIELVAKALQFTAATYVVGKVIQGISAAYLTRIAGKSFVEYFSHDQDWGDGGITEVVQRQFKLSRKDEFIKGFVQDAITRVIEPIKDTLDNNFQGEEMEEMEYSNDVYFDDGDDWGDNNKLKDEWN
- a CDS encoding metal ABC transporter permease; protein product: MLNFLLEPLQYAFMQRSLIVAIIVGIICAVVGSYLMVQRLALLGDAISHSVLPGLAVAFILEINIFIGAFVAGLISTVCINIIRNNSKIKEDAAMGIVFSAFFALGITLITVVQKENKIDLNHFLFGNILGVSFTEVRDTIIIAIFVLLIVFLFYKELLFYTFDKLGAESVGLPVKWLDTGLMILIGLTIIASLKAVGVILVLSLLITPPSTAYLLVDRLHLVMLIGVLIGIISSISGMYLSYYFNLPSGPAIVLVATVLFILSFLFSPSQGLITHYFRLKFTSKKPS